A window of Cellulomonas fimi contains these coding sequences:
- a CDS encoding DUF3046 domain-containing protein: MRYREFWDLVDDVLGSAQGRALVRELVIGELDHRTAQQALDDGEEPRTVWHALCDALGVPDAARWGSDPHRAAPPRR, encoded by the coding sequence GTGAGGTACCGGGAGTTCTGGGATCTGGTCGACGACGTGCTGGGCAGCGCCCAGGGTCGCGCGCTCGTGCGCGAGCTCGTCATCGGCGAGCTCGACCACCGGACCGCGCAGCAAGCGCTCGACGACGGCGAGGAGCCGCGCACCGTCTGGCACGCCCTGTGCGACGCCCTCGGCGTCCCCGACGCGGCCCGCTGGGGCAGCGACCCGCACCGCGCCGCCCCGCCGAGGCGCTGA
- a CDS encoding alkaline phosphatase family protein, producing MGDVLLGLATTALGLGVAIALVDGVTAASPLGVVVVALAVAVGDLALRAPLRWFAAVAGAMGALVAGLVVQVAVAWVALAYAPGIALDSAWATAAVLVVTAVVMAAARWVWGANDSDYVIADVLRRARRHARRSGAVPDGTRQAGMLVVQLDGVAEPVLQQAIEAGLAPTIQRWLTDGSHRLEQWWARVPSTTPASQAGLLHGDSTQIPAFRWWDRGLGRLVVTNHPVDAALVETRLTTGKGLLAGGGTAVSTMFSGDASAAYVVMSRTRSRGPDGERAGLGPGPSFLRFFASPFVLARAVSLSLGEMVKELYQARRQRVRDVRPRISRGGWYVVLRGVTNVLMRDLSTSLVAEALMRGDPTIFVDLVDYDEIAHHAGPTRPESMRSLEGLDRVLRTLEAVCAVAPRAYRVVVLSDHGQALGATFEDVEGRSLLDTVRALMAAPAAPGVQSGTGEDWGPLNALLTSAFGGGRTATVVGPDARDAREAAADGEVPEVVVVGSGNLGLVWFPHASHRLALEDLQERWPGLVAGLAAVPTVGVVVADTRDRGLVAIGPRGLVLLEQDGAEPEGEDPLAPYGPRGRADLVRAARLAHSGDLLLVSTVSDRGHVHAFEGQVGSHGGIGGDQNRALLLHPTDWALDDDLREDVGPRRMLVGAEQVHAQLVRWATAAGLRP from the coding sequence GTGGGCGACGTCCTGCTCGGCCTCGCGACGACCGCGCTCGGGCTCGGCGTCGCGATCGCGCTCGTCGACGGGGTCACTGCCGCGTCGCCGCTCGGCGTCGTGGTCGTCGCGCTCGCGGTCGCCGTGGGCGACCTGGCGCTGCGGGCGCCGCTGCGCTGGTTCGCCGCCGTCGCGGGGGCGATGGGCGCGCTGGTCGCGGGGCTCGTCGTCCAGGTCGCGGTCGCGTGGGTCGCCCTCGCCTACGCGCCCGGGATCGCGCTCGACTCGGCGTGGGCGACCGCGGCCGTCCTGGTCGTCACGGCGGTCGTCATGGCCGCGGCGCGCTGGGTCTGGGGCGCGAACGACAGCGACTACGTCATCGCCGACGTCCTGCGCCGGGCGCGTCGGCACGCCCGCAGGTCCGGCGCGGTGCCCGACGGCACGCGGCAGGCGGGCATGCTCGTCGTCCAGCTCGACGGGGTCGCCGAGCCCGTGCTGCAGCAGGCCATCGAGGCGGGTCTGGCCCCGACGATCCAGCGCTGGCTGACCGACGGGTCGCACCGGCTCGAGCAGTGGTGGGCACGCGTGCCGTCGACGACGCCCGCGAGCCAGGCGGGTCTCCTGCACGGCGACTCCACGCAGATCCCGGCGTTCCGCTGGTGGGACCGTGGTCTCGGCCGGCTGGTCGTCACGAACCACCCCGTCGACGCGGCGCTCGTCGAGACGCGCCTGACGACCGGCAAGGGCCTGCTCGCGGGTGGCGGGACGGCGGTGTCGACGATGTTCTCCGGCGACGCGTCCGCCGCGTACGTCGTCATGAGCCGCACGCGCAGCCGCGGGCCCGACGGCGAGCGCGCCGGGCTCGGGCCGGGACCGTCGTTCCTGCGGTTCTTCGCGAGCCCGTTCGTCCTCGCGCGCGCGGTCAGCCTGTCGCTGGGGGAGATGGTCAAGGAGCTCTACCAGGCGCGCCGGCAGCGTGTGCGCGACGTGCGGCCGCGGATCTCGCGAGGCGGCTGGTACGTGGTGCTGCGCGGCGTCACGAACGTGCTCATGCGGGACCTGTCGACGTCCCTCGTCGCCGAGGCGCTCATGCGCGGCGACCCGACGATCTTCGTCGACCTCGTCGACTACGACGAGATCGCGCACCACGCGGGCCCGACCCGACCGGAGTCGATGCGCTCGCTCGAAGGGCTCGACCGGGTCCTGCGGACCCTCGAGGCGGTGTGCGCCGTCGCGCCGCGCGCGTACCGGGTCGTCGTGCTGTCCGACCACGGGCAGGCGCTCGGGGCGACGTTCGAGGACGTCGAGGGACGCAGCCTGCTCGACACCGTGCGGGCCCTCATGGCGGCCCCCGCGGCGCCGGGGGTCCAGAGCGGGACCGGCGAGGACTGGGGGCCGCTGAACGCGCTGCTCACGTCGGCGTTCGGCGGCGGGCGCACGGCGACGGTGGTCGGGCCGGACGCGCGCGACGCACGGGAGGCCGCGGCCGACGGCGAGGTGCCCGAGGTCGTCGTCGTGGGCTCGGGCAACCTGGGGCTCGTGTGGTTCCCGCACGCGTCGCACCGGCTCGCGCTGGAGGACCTCCAGGAGCGGTGGCCGGGGCTCGTCGCCGGGCTCGCGGCCGTGCCGACCGTCGGGGTCGTCGTCGCCGACACGCGTGACCGCGGGCTCGTCGCGATCGGTCCGCGCGGCCTCGTGCTGCTGGAGCAGGACGGTGCCGAGCCCGAGGGCGAGGACCCGCTCGCGCCGTACGGCCCGCGAGGGCGCGCCGACCTCGTGCGCGCCGCGCGGCTCGCGCACTCGGGCGACCTCCTGCTCGTGTCCACCGTGTCCGACCGCGGGCACGTGCACGCGTTCGAGGGGCAGGTCGGCTCGCACGGCGGCATCGGCGGGGACCAGAACCGCGCGCTCCTGCTGCACCCGACCGACTGGGCGCTCGACGACGACCTGCGCGAGGACGTCGGGCCGCGCCGGATGCTCGTCGGCGCGGAGCAGGTGCACGCCCAGCTCGTCCGGTGGGCGACGGCCGCGGGGCTGCGCCCGTGA